A region from the Streptomyces tsukubensis genome encodes:
- a CDS encoding ATP-binding protein, which produces MSSLATRLVLMGREEEVSMARRSVVERVRAWGSMDEETTETIRLIISELVSNAVVHGEGPVTITVLGRPSGLLIDVRDGNHEAPRTGSFGTENEHGRGLALVDALAVRSGWEPLGRGKRVWAEVALSELRSVGPRTPSEPQLCPAV; this is translated from the coding sequence ATGTCCTCGCTCGCCACCCGTCTCGTCCTCATGGGCAGGGAAGAGGAGGTCTCCATGGCCCGGCGCTCGGTCGTGGAGCGGGTCCGCGCGTGGGGCTCCATGGACGAAGAGACGACCGAGACGATCCGCCTCATCATCTCTGAACTGGTCAGCAACGCTGTGGTTCATGGCGAGGGACCTGTCACGATCACCGTTCTCGGGCGTCCCAGCGGCCTGCTGATCGACGTGCGAGACGGCAACCACGAGGCTCCCCGGACAGGGAGCTTCGGCACCGAGAACGAACACGGCCGGGGCCTGGCCCTGGTGGACGCCCTTGCGGTGCGGTCGGGATGGGAGCCGCTCGGGCGCGGCAAGCGGGTCTGGGCCGAGGTCGCACTTTCAGAACTGAGATCGGTTGGTCCTCGGACGCCGTCTGAGCCCCAGCTTTGCCCGGCCGTCTGA
- a CDS encoding JmjC domain-containing protein yields the protein MEHQLISAIETALGWNDAGELGKNFARGSIGDPGLISRVLTPNRLLDIVMRRSMNRPQFRVFQESKEVHPAIYFTDSVSPRGQSIPMVNMHSLGRLLGDGATVILDQANVFDPTMEVACRALQWWSHERVQVNAYLTTNEASGFPLHWDDHDVVIVQLAGEKGWEVRGTSRSVPLYRDADPNDTPSEEIIWSGVMKAGDMMHIPRGHWHQATRNGHGSGKSLHVTFGITKRTGASWLAWLGDWCREKEIFRHDLDRRGGEAFRTLTEAAGQLVAERSPAAFLAAYEQAMPLPRQVPFLDIFGSLDAVVCTTHFPPRIEENGETIDVLASGKKLTLLAEALPSLRLLLSGRPVPLDRAVSVVGSEVVEVAEILVKEELCAVFTPELSSGYTGLVTNAAS from the coding sequence ATGGAACACCAGTTGATCAGCGCCATCGAGACGGCGCTCGGGTGGAACGACGCGGGCGAACTCGGCAAAAACTTCGCACGCGGAAGTATCGGCGACCCGGGCCTGATCTCGCGCGTACTCACCCCGAACCGCCTGCTCGACATCGTCATGCGCCGGAGCATGAACCGCCCGCAGTTCCGGGTCTTCCAGGAGAGCAAGGAAGTTCACCCGGCCATCTACTTCACCGACAGCGTCAGCCCCCGGGGCCAGAGCATCCCCATGGTGAACATGCACAGCCTCGGCCGGCTGCTGGGGGACGGGGCCACGGTGATCCTCGACCAGGCCAACGTCTTCGACCCGACGATGGAGGTCGCCTGCCGGGCGCTCCAGTGGTGGTCGCACGAGCGCGTCCAGGTCAACGCGTATCTGACGACGAACGAGGCGTCGGGCTTCCCGCTGCACTGGGACGACCACGACGTGGTGATCGTCCAGCTGGCGGGCGAGAAGGGCTGGGAGGTCCGGGGCACGTCTCGGTCCGTGCCTCTGTACCGGGACGCCGACCCCAACGACACCCCGAGCGAGGAGATCATCTGGTCAGGGGTCATGAAAGCCGGTGACATGATGCACATTCCCCGCGGCCACTGGCACCAGGCGACCCGTAACGGCCACGGGTCGGGGAAGAGCCTCCACGTCACGTTCGGGATCACCAAGCGCACCGGCGCGAGCTGGCTGGCGTGGCTGGGCGACTGGTGCCGAGAGAAGGAGATCTTCCGGCACGACCTGGACCGTCGTGGCGGAGAGGCGTTCCGCACCCTGACGGAGGCCGCCGGTCAACTGGTCGCCGAGCGCTCGCCGGCCGCCTTCCTGGCCGCGTACGAGCAGGCGATGCCGCTTCCCCGGCAGGTCCCCTTCCTGGACATCTTCGGTTCACTCGACGCCGTGGTCTGCACCACCCACTTCCCTCCGCGCATCGAGGAGAACGGCGAGACCATCGACGTCCTGGCCTCGGGGAAGAAGCTGACCCTCCTGGCCGAGGCACTGCCCTCGCTGCGGCTGTTGCTGAGCGGGAGGCCCGTGCCGCTGGACCGGGCGGTCTCCGTCGTCGGGTCCGAAGTGGTGGAGGTCGCCGAGATCCTGGTGAAGGAGGAGCTGTGCGCGGTCTTCACCCCCGAGTTGTCCTCGGGCTATACCGGTCTCGTCACGAACGCCGCCTCCTGA
- a CDS encoding aldo/keto reductase, whose product MRGLHPRVVLGLYRSRHERRLLTGALDLGVTSIDTSTNYLGFHSHTVLARTAGDLLPRFTVSTKVGYFPGRERAEHSLDPVRLYEAVEHAARDLGREPDMVFLHNPEHSLGDASAHGRDVLAQACAALDDAMSKGLCGAWGVASWDPSPLVGLVDPTTPKPSVLMARAGLLVGTRTLEAAEALAAAWDLDRSRLWGMSPFGGNTGDPVWGRIDPRVFLRGGDGFSRVQAAFRASYCLPGVGTMAVGTDDPAHLGELLEALAAEPDERTIHEYRTLLRERSMGQSA is encoded by the coding sequence GTGCGCGGTCTTCACCCCCGAGTTGTCCTCGGGCTATACCGGTCTCGTCACGAACGCCGCCTCCTGACCGGAGCACTGGATCTCGGCGTCACCTCGATCGACACGAGCACCAACTACCTCGGCTTCCACTCGCATACCGTCCTGGCGCGGACGGCCGGCGATCTCCTGCCCAGGTTCACGGTCTCCACGAAGGTGGGTTACTTCCCCGGACGGGAACGGGCTGAGCACTCCCTGGACCCCGTGCGGTTGTACGAGGCTGTGGAACACGCCGCTCGGGATCTCGGTCGGGAGCCCGACATGGTGTTCCTGCACAACCCGGAACACTCCCTCGGTGACGCCTCCGCCCATGGCCGGGACGTACTGGCCCAGGCGTGCGCCGCGCTGGACGACGCCATGTCGAAGGGGCTGTGCGGTGCCTGGGGCGTGGCCTCCTGGGATCCGTCCCCGCTGGTCGGCCTGGTCGATCCGACGACGCCGAAACCATCGGTCCTCATGGCGCGAGCCGGGCTGCTGGTCGGTACGAGAACACTCGAAGCCGCCGAAGCCCTCGCGGCGGCCTGGGACCTCGACCGCAGTCGGTTGTGGGGTATGAGCCCCTTCGGCGGAAATACGGGGGACCCGGTATGGGGTCGGATCGACCCCCGGGTCTTCCTCCGGGGGGGTGACGGATTCTCCCGTGTCCAGGCGGCCTTTCGGGCCTCGTACTGCCTCCCGGGTGTCGGGACCATGGCCGTGGGCACGGACGATCCGGCTCATCTGGGCGAACTGCTCGAAGCCCTGGCCGCCGAGCCCGATGAGCGGACGATCCACGAGTACCGCACCCTCCTTCGGGAGCGGTCGATGGGTCAGTCGGCCTGA
- a CDS encoding relaxase/mobilization nuclease domain-containing protein, giving the protein MIAKVGSGKSTAGLIWYLFDTTKAKDHTDPHLVASWDGFAPDPGRGDDFDATKKLLVADLDLRVKQARRLGRGPKQHVWHCSIRAAPEDRILSDDEWADIARRIVAATGIAPEGDPDGCRWVAVRHASDHIHIAATKVRGDLNPARHWHDYLNADRELASIEKEYGLRQLVRGDRTAAQRPTRAEKEKALRTGRRTTTREHLRTTVRTVVAVSTSPEEFIRVLAGVEGILVDVQHFPSGDIRGYKIALSGDTNAQGEPIWFSGSKLAPDLSYPQIRQRLDATEALPTDPTGTRRRTDPWHQATAATERVPHHLDRADDEAAQAHIAAFGEALDALPLVAPADLRPQLRQAATAFERATRSRVRARHDQARALRGAVRALRTAPAGGDGSGLAMFLDMALLAVIATIRWHRLRHHDQQVAAAQQTLLHLRAAYGQAAAAPLAALADRRPPTDKAARLAQHIRTVAPDHGETVLTDPAWPALATALSEAETAGHDPRRLLQAATHQRTLDDAVSPAEVLTWRIRRLAHRPPPSDRALAAQARSTRAARPMAVHQSEPVAATSLSPTPRPSPRR; this is encoded by the coding sequence ATGATCGCGAAGGTCGGCAGCGGCAAGAGCACCGCTGGTCTCATCTGGTACCTGTTCGACACGACGAAGGCCAAGGACCACACCGACCCGCACCTGGTCGCCTCCTGGGACGGCTTCGCCCCGGACCCTGGCCGGGGCGATGACTTCGACGCCACCAAGAAGCTCCTCGTCGCCGACCTCGACCTGCGGGTCAAACAGGCCAGGCGGCTCGGCCGGGGACCCAAGCAGCACGTCTGGCACTGCTCGATCCGGGCCGCACCTGAGGATCGGATTCTCAGTGACGACGAGTGGGCGGACATCGCCCGGCGTATCGTCGCGGCCACCGGCATAGCCCCCGAGGGTGACCCGGACGGATGCCGGTGGGTGGCTGTGCGCCACGCCTCCGACCACATCCACATCGCCGCCACCAAAGTCCGGGGCGACCTGAACCCCGCGCGCCACTGGCACGACTACCTCAATGCCGACCGCGAGCTCGCCTCCATCGAGAAGGAGTACGGCCTCCGGCAACTCGTCCGCGGAGACCGCACCGCCGCCCAGCGCCCCACCCGCGCCGAGAAGGAGAAGGCACTGCGGACCGGTCGGCGGACGACCACCCGCGAGCACCTGCGTACCACCGTCCGCACCGTGGTCGCCGTCTCCACCAGCCCGGAGGAGTTCATCCGTGTACTGGCCGGTGTGGAGGGCATCCTCGTCGATGTCCAGCACTTCCCGTCCGGCGACATACGCGGCTACAAGATCGCCCTCAGCGGCGACACCAACGCTCAGGGCGAGCCCATCTGGTTCTCCGGATCCAAGCTCGCACCCGACCTCTCCTATCCCCAGATCCGCCAACGCCTCGACGCCACCGAAGCACTGCCGACCGACCCGACCGGAACCCGCCGAAGGACCGACCCCTGGCACCAGGCCACAGCCGCAACCGAACGCGTCCCGCACCACCTCGACCGAGCCGACGACGAAGCCGCCCAGGCCCACATCGCCGCCTTCGGAGAAGCACTCGACGCCCTGCCGCTGGTCGCCCCCGCCGATCTCCGTCCTCAGCTCCGCCAAGCCGCCACGGCCTTCGAACGAGCAACCCGCTCCCGGGTCCGGGCCCGGCACGACCAGGCCCGAGCCCTGCGCGGAGCCGTCCGCGCCCTGCGGACCGCACCAGCCGGCGGTGACGGCAGTGGACTGGCGATGTTCCTCGACATGGCTCTCCTGGCCGTCATCGCCACCATCCGATGGCACCGGCTCCGCCACCACGACCAGCAAGTCGCAGCCGCCCAACAGACCCTGCTCCATCTCCGGGCCGCCTACGGTCAAGCAGCCGCCGCGCCCCTGGCCGCCCTCGCCGACCGCAGGCCACCGACCGACAAGGCCGCACGGCTGGCCCAGCACATCCGGACGGTGGCCCCCGATCACGGGGAGACGGTCCTCACCGACCCCGCCTGGCCCGCCCTGGCCACCGCTCTCTCGGAGGCCGAAACCGCAGGACATGACCCACGACGACTGCTCCAGGCCGCGACCCACCAGCGCACCCTGGATGACGCCGTTTCCCCTGCGGAGGTCCTCACCTGGCGGATCCGCCGCCTCGCCCACCGGCCACCGCCAAGCGACCGCGCCCTCGCAGCTCAGGCACGCTCGACCAGGGCTGCAAGGCCGATGGCCGTGCACCAGAGCGAGCCCGTCGCCGCCACGTCGTTGAGCCCGACGCCACGGCCCAGTCCACGCCGATAG
- a CDS encoding MobC family plasmid mobilization relaxosome protein yields the protein MHVQHSERTIDQQETTTPTATGAARYGVGPSKGRSNANSSAPGVAEVLGHQGVPEEEKAVDDGGAATLRRVARRRDREEVQRKERVDVRYSAEEKARIVGKARELEIAGAHFVGAVVMAYLDGELASGLSGQRTSLDDRLDRLDALRTEVARIGNNVNQIARRLNTGGVPHPGDTALLDRAQQTLGTVRATIAEVAGVMNETVSGKAAG from the coding sequence ATGCACGTCCAGCACAGCGAGCGCACCATCGACCAGCAGGAGACGACCACACCCACAGCAACCGGCGCAGCAAGGTATGGCGTTGGACCGTCCAAGGGCCGGTCCAACGCGAACTCCTCCGCCCCGGGGGTGGCGGAGGTGCTCGGGCACCAGGGGGTGCCCGAAGAGGAGAAGGCCGTCGACGACGGAGGTGCTGCCACCCTGCGGCGCGTCGCCCGACGACGTGACCGCGAGGAGGTCCAGCGCAAGGAACGGGTCGATGTCCGCTACAGCGCCGAGGAGAAAGCCCGGATCGTCGGCAAGGCTCGCGAGCTAGAGATAGCCGGCGCGCACTTCGTCGGTGCCGTGGTCATGGCCTACCTCGACGGAGAACTCGCAAGCGGCCTGTCCGGGCAGCGCACCAGCCTCGACGACCGCCTTGACCGGCTCGACGCTCTGCGTACCGAGGTGGCCCGTATCGGAAACAACGTCAACCAGATCGCCCGTCGGCTGAATACCGGAGGCGTTCCCCACCCTGGGGACACCGCCCTCCTCGACCGCGCCCAGCAGACCCTCGGCACTGTGCGCGCCACTATCGCCGAGGTCGCCGGGGTCATGAACGAGACCGTCTCCGGGAAGGCGGCCGGATGA
- a CDS encoding DUF3631 domain-containing protein — protein sequence MTDPRPNTPSPTEDTTTRSVPWPPTAVPGQPGNTTPAEPTRGEKPEANGHVEPLSEGARVLSDLRGQVKRFVVLPSEEAVTAVTLWVAATHLQTAWQHAPRLAVVGPAKRCGKSRLLDVVTETVHAPLITVNASPAAIFRSITENPPTLLVDEADTLFGTLKAAERNEDLRGLLNAGHQRNRPTLRVTGPEHKPVKFPTFAMAALAGIGDLPDTIMDRSVVVRMRRRAAGETVAAFRTGRDTPALNAIRDRLTAWLHPQHAEAMDMEPAMPVEDRAADTWEPLIIVADLAQGEWPALARTACRTMTAHEAGQDEDGALRTRILTDIRRVFAAEGDPATLRTGRLIEQLNADTEAPWAEYGPHGLTPRGLQLLLKDYGISSANHRFPGGTQAKGFARHQFTDAWDRYCPTPAPQPEPAEPGA from the coding sequence ATGACCGACCCCCGGCCGAACACGCCATCCCCGACCGAGGACACCACCACAAGGTCCGTGCCCTGGCCTCCGACCGCCGTCCCCGGTCAGCCGGGCAACACCACTCCGGCCGAGCCCACCCGTGGTGAGAAGCCCGAGGCGAACGGCCATGTCGAGCCGCTGTCCGAGGGCGCGCGGGTCCTGTCTGACCTGCGGGGGCAGGTCAAGCGGTTCGTGGTGCTTCCGAGCGAGGAGGCGGTGACCGCGGTGACCTTGTGGGTGGCGGCCACCCACCTGCAAACCGCGTGGCAGCACGCACCCCGTCTCGCGGTGGTCGGCCCGGCGAAGCGGTGCGGGAAGTCGCGGCTCCTGGACGTGGTGACCGAGACGGTGCACGCGCCGCTGATCACGGTCAACGCCAGCCCGGCGGCCATCTTCCGGTCGATCACCGAGAACCCGCCGACCCTGCTGGTCGACGAGGCCGACACCCTCTTCGGCACCCTCAAGGCCGCCGAGCGCAACGAGGACCTGCGCGGCCTCCTGAACGCCGGTCACCAGCGCAACCGGCCGACCCTGCGAGTGACCGGCCCCGAACACAAGCCGGTCAAGTTCCCCACCTTCGCCATGGCCGCCCTCGCCGGCATCGGCGACCTCCCCGACACGATCATGGACAGGTCGGTCGTCGTACGGATGCGCCGCCGAGCGGCCGGTGAGACCGTGGCCGCCTTCCGCACCGGCCGCGACACCCCAGCCCTCAACGCGATACGCGACCGCCTCACCGCATGGCTCCACCCCCAGCACGCCGAAGCAATGGACATGGAACCGGCCATGCCGGTCGAAGACCGCGCCGCCGACACCTGGGAACCCCTGATCATCGTCGCCGACCTCGCCCAGGGCGAATGGCCCGCCCTCGCCCGTACGGCCTGCCGGACCATGACCGCCCATGAGGCCGGACAGGACGAGGACGGAGCCCTGCGGACCCGGATCCTGACCGACATCCGCCGCGTCTTCGCCGCCGAAGGCGACCCCGCCACCCTGCGCACCGGCCGCCTCATCGAACAGCTCAACGCCGACACCGAAGCCCCCTGGGCCGAATACGGACCCCACGGGCTCACCCCGCGCGGGCTGCAACTGCTCCTCAAGGACTACGGGATCAGCTCGGCAAACCACCGCTTCCCCGGCGGAACCCAGGCCAAGGGCTTCGCCCGCCACCAGTTCACCGACGCCTGGGACCGCTACTGCCCCACCCCGGCCCCGCAGCCAGAACCCGCCGAGCCCGGCGCGTAA
- a CDS encoding helix-turn-helix domain-containing protein, with protein sequence MLTVDDGQEGVLLSGEENVAVRIKLEREARGWSTNALSDRLNEAGFDMNPSAVWRIENRKRRINLDEAIGFAEVFSVSLRNLVGPPRLAAKARAMELIDDIVAAHRETQRANHAFTQARDAFDAYIAEHPDISEEAEVMVSNAIAEALMQANLATHEPTPGGPKSDTGHAGSPEE encoded by the coding sequence GTGCTCACGGTGGACGACGGCCAAGAGGGCGTTCTGCTCAGTGGGGAGGAGAACGTCGCGGTCCGGATCAAGCTGGAGCGCGAGGCCCGTGGGTGGAGCACCAACGCCCTGTCCGACCGCCTCAACGAGGCCGGCTTCGACATGAACCCGTCGGCGGTCTGGCGGATCGAGAATCGCAAACGCCGGATCAACCTCGACGAGGCCATCGGGTTCGCCGAGGTCTTCAGCGTCTCCCTGCGCAACCTCGTCGGCCCTCCGAGGCTCGCGGCCAAGGCCCGCGCCATGGAACTCATCGACGACATCGTGGCCGCCCACCGGGAGACCCAGCGAGCGAACCACGCCTTCACCCAGGCCCGCGACGCCTTCGACGCGTACATCGCCGAACATCCCGACATCAGCGAGGAGGCCGAAGTCATGGTCTCCAACGCCATCGCCGAAGCGCTCATGCAGGCCAACCTCGCCACGCACGAGCCCACCCCCGGAGGACCGAAGTCCGACACCGGCCACGCCGGTTCCCCCGAGGAGTAG
- a CDS encoding helix-turn-helix domain-containing protein: MRRQAIPPALNSDAALPRLYLPEEVAAFLGCSAWWVKDRARRRLIPFTRVGRAYRFTAEHLAEIIRMHEARPAVPQQRVSAAPLPTPPTSSSPAAVPTSRLRARLPRRARQSRFGTAA; this comes from the coding sequence TTGCGCCGACAGGCGATACCCCCTGCCCTGAACTCTGACGCCGCTCTGCCGCGTCTCTACCTCCCGGAGGAGGTCGCCGCCTTCCTCGGCTGCTCCGCCTGGTGGGTCAAGGATCGCGCCCGTCGACGGCTCATTCCCTTCACCCGTGTCGGCCGCGCCTACCGCTTCACCGCTGAGCACCTCGCGGAGATCATCCGTATGCACGAGGCTCGCCCCGCCGTTCCGCAGCAGCGAGTGTCGGCCGCACCGCTGCCCACTCCTCCCACTTCCTCCTCGCCCGCTGCTGTGCCCACGTCCCGGCTCCGCGCCCGGCTGCCTCGCCGAGCCCGCCAGAGCCGCTTCGGGACCGCCGCCTAG
- a CDS encoding LacI family DNA-binding transcriptional regulator: MGFAEKRGNYWRGRYKTEPGKHLTVVDENGKTIKFATKGEAQRAASEAENKYRRGDWRDPALGLETFGEYAGRWYAAQDLAASTMQNYKRHIEEHLLPDFEGKALSGVLRTDVELWEKKERAVYAASSVKTWRSTLHLIFEDAIDEGLITSNPAGRRRGRGKRAGRSRDRGPEKVVTDALGILLAAERAALLSGRDDEFVAVVLKGYTGKRWGEIVGLETEFVRPHAFRVEWQLYELDTGELVRCPPKDDSYRTIDSMDWLSALVLNHIARTKPTPCPCHGRTYVFRGQGAARTGGHQGAKLVDVARLAGVSTGTVSNVLNHPDRVTEATRARVEKAVADLGFVRGGAAPAPAAHWRRNGFATWLFTPAVSGWYPKKAPQEARPVPLLGEPWPGVPARGRGATNRADACWLPIAKGLTPHGLRHTHRTMMEDLGTEKVLMDERMGHIDGSVSARYAHVTPGMRRRLMVGLTDQWQAALDARLAMCSSSPVRVLNELLRAHTARGPVLPG; encoded by the coding sequence GTGGGCTTCGCGGAGAAGCGTGGAAACTACTGGCGCGGCCGGTACAAGACCGAGCCCGGCAAACACCTCACGGTCGTCGACGAGAACGGCAAGACGATCAAGTTCGCGACCAAGGGCGAAGCCCAGCGCGCCGCGAGCGAGGCCGAGAACAAGTACCGGCGCGGCGACTGGCGTGACCCGGCGCTCGGCCTGGAGACCTTCGGCGAGTACGCGGGCCGTTGGTATGCCGCCCAGGACCTGGCCGCCTCGACGATGCAGAACTACAAGCGCCACATCGAGGAGCACCTGCTCCCCGACTTCGAGGGCAAGGCACTGAGCGGTGTCCTCCGCACGGACGTTGAGCTGTGGGAGAAGAAGGAGCGGGCCGTGTACGCGGCCTCCAGCGTGAAGACATGGCGTTCGACGCTCCACCTGATCTTCGAGGACGCGATCGACGAAGGGCTGATCACCTCCAACCCGGCCGGCCGGCGGCGAGGGCGCGGCAAGCGCGCCGGCCGGTCCCGGGACCGAGGCCCGGAGAAGGTCGTCACCGACGCACTCGGCATCCTGCTGGCCGCCGAGCGGGCCGCCCTGCTGTCCGGTCGCGACGACGAGTTCGTCGCCGTGGTCCTCAAGGGCTACACGGGCAAGCGCTGGGGCGAGATCGTCGGCCTGGAAACGGAGTTCGTCCGGCCACACGCGTTCCGTGTCGAGTGGCAGCTGTACGAGCTGGACACCGGCGAGCTGGTCCGCTGCCCGCCCAAGGACGACAGCTACCGCACCATCGACTCGATGGACTGGCTGTCGGCCCTGGTCCTCAACCACATCGCCCGTACGAAGCCGACGCCCTGCCCCTGCCACGGACGGACGTATGTCTTCCGTGGTCAAGGAGCGGCCCGCACCGGTGGCCACCAGGGAGCGAAGCTCGTCGACGTTGCCCGTCTCGCCGGGGTCTCCACGGGTACGGTCTCCAACGTCCTCAACCACCCCGACCGTGTCACCGAAGCCACACGGGCACGGGTGGAGAAGGCTGTCGCGGACCTCGGGTTCGTTCGGGGCGGCGCGGCGCCGGCACCTGCTGCCCACTGGCGCAGAAACGGTTTTGCAACCTGGCTGTTCACCCCTGCGGTCTCCGGCTGGTATCCGAAGAAGGCTCCGCAGGAGGCCCGGCCCGTCCCTCTGCTCGGCGAGCCGTGGCCCGGCGTCCCGGCACGGGGACGCGGCGCCACCAACCGGGCCGACGCCTGCTGGCTGCCGATCGCCAAGGGCCTCACGCCCCACGGCCTCCGCCACACCCACCGGACGATGATGGAGGACCTCGGCACCGAGAAGGTCCTCATGGACGAGCGCATGGGCCACATCGACGGCTCGGTCTCGGCCCGCTACGCCCACGTCACCCCAGGCATGCGCCGCCGCCTCATGGTCGGCCTGACCGACCAGTGGCAGGCCGCGCTCGATGCCCGCCTGGCCATGTGCTCGTCATCGCCGGTACGTGTGCTCAACGAGCTTCTGCGCGCGCATACTGCCCGTGGACCAGTGCTACCTGGTTGA
- a CDS encoding TIR domain-containing protein: MFVIHGRNELARKGLFKFLRALGLDPIEWSEAIQLTGKGSPYIGEVLDTAFSSAQAVVVLQTPDDVTYLHESLTYAGDPECSPQMQPRPNVLFEAGMAMGRDENRTVIVELGQVKVFSDIHGRHVIRLDNSTRKRQDLATRLQTAGCAVRLTGTDWHDAGDLTPPVPPGGGLPLGRKLPSSQAAGAPRLSARYVDNGSRKMGTVVITNHGPGDVYDLDVEAEEKDELVTRNKGEFPVPKLPAGKSVRVMSARSLGSGSSSYFNVVLTAKTADGVPIRVEEFVDGA, encoded by the coding sequence AGTTCCTGCGGGCGCTGGGCCTCGATCCCATCGAGTGGTCCGAGGCCATCCAGCTGACCGGCAAGGGTTCCCCGTACATCGGTGAGGTCCTAGACACAGCGTTCTCAAGCGCGCAGGCAGTGGTCGTCCTCCAAACCCCCGACGACGTTACCTACCTGCATGAGAGCCTCACGTACGCCGGGGACCCCGAGTGCAGTCCGCAGATGCAGCCCCGGCCGAACGTCCTGTTCGAGGCTGGCATGGCCATGGGCCGAGACGAGAACCGCACCGTCATCGTGGAGCTCGGGCAGGTGAAGGTCTTCAGCGACATTCACGGCCGGCATGTGATCCGCCTCGACAACTCCACAAGGAAGCGTCAGGACCTTGCGACGCGCCTGCAGACGGCAGGGTGCGCTGTGCGCCTGACCGGCACGGACTGGCATGACGCCGGCGACCTCACTCCCCCGGTGCCGCCAGGCGGCGGGCTTCCGCTGGGACGAAAGCTGCCGTCCTCGCAGGCGGCCGGTGCCCCTCGGCTCAGTGCCCGCTACGTCGACAACGGGTCGAGGAAGATGGGGACGGTCGTGATCACCAACCACGGCCCCGGAGACGTGTACGACCTCGACGTGGAAGCCGAAGAGAAGGACGAGCTCGTCACACGCAACAAGGGTGAGTTCCCCGTCCCGAAGTTGCCCGCCGGTAAGTCAGTGCGCGTGATGAGTGCTCGCTCCCTGGGGTCGGGATCAAGCTCCTATTTCAACGTCGTCCTGACGGCGAAGACTGCTGATGGGGTGCCGATCAGGGTCGAAGAGTTCGTAGACGGGGCCTGA